The following proteins come from a genomic window of Achromobacter deleyi:
- the gmhB gene encoding D-glycero-beta-D-manno-heptose 1,7-bisphosphate 7-phosphatase → MKLIILDRDGVINQDSDAFVKSPDEWIALPGSLQAIARLTQADWTVVVATNQSGLARGLFDMDTLTAIHTKMRRELAAAGGSVDAVFMCPHGPDDDCTCRKPRPGLFEQIGHRYDVDLAGVPAVGDSLRDLQASAAAGCSPWLVLTGNGKKTLAKGGLPENTRVCDDLSAVADALLQDN, encoded by the coding sequence GTGAAACTCATCATCCTCGACCGCGACGGCGTCATCAACCAGGACAGCGACGCCTTCGTCAAAAGTCCCGACGAATGGATCGCCCTGCCCGGCAGCCTGCAGGCCATCGCCCGCCTGACCCAGGCGGACTGGACGGTGGTGGTCGCCACCAACCAGTCGGGCCTGGCCCGCGGCCTGTTCGACATGGACACGCTGACCGCCATCCACACCAAGATGCGGCGCGAGCTGGCCGCGGCCGGCGGCAGCGTCGACGCCGTCTTCATGTGCCCGCACGGCCCGGATGACGACTGCACCTGCCGCAAGCCGCGTCCCGGCCTGTTCGAGCAGATCGGCCATCGCTACGACGTCGACCTGGCCGGCGTGCCGGCCGTGGGCGACTCGCTGCGCGACCTGCAGGCCTCCGCCGCCGCCGGTTGCTCGCCCTGGCTGGTGCTGACCGGCAACGGCAAGAAGACGCTGGCCAAGGGCGGCCTGCCCGAGAACACGCGGGTCTGCGACGACCTGTCGGCCGTGGCCGACGCCCTGCTGCAGGACAACTGA
- a CDS encoding lysophospholipid acyltransferase family protein, with translation MARLRSFLYFLFLAITVIPYAFACVLWAPLPLHLRYKLTVGWPRLAIWGAKVFCGIRWQVKGWENLPDGPAVLLSKHQSAWETLFFPAYMPREVCFVYKKELHMVPFFGWGLALLRMIAIDRAKGRDAFDQVVKQGQVRLDEGRWPLLFPEGTRVPPGKTARFKMGGALLASRTGAVVIPVAHNAGECWRRNAFVKYPGMITLSIGPAIESKGISPEELNQKVQDWIEGEMRRLNPERYAQH, from the coding sequence ATGGCCCGGCTGCGCTCATTCCTGTACTTCCTGTTCCTGGCCATCACGGTCATCCCCTACGCCTTCGCCTGCGTGCTGTGGGCGCCGCTGCCGCTGCACCTGCGCTACAAGCTCACGGTGGGCTGGCCGCGCCTGGCCATCTGGGGCGCCAAGGTGTTCTGCGGCATCCGCTGGCAGGTCAAGGGCTGGGAGAACCTGCCCGACGGTCCGGCGGTGCTGCTGTCCAAGCACCAGTCGGCCTGGGAGACCCTGTTCTTCCCGGCCTACATGCCGCGCGAAGTGTGCTTCGTCTACAAGAAGGAACTGCACATGGTGCCGTTCTTCGGCTGGGGCCTGGCGCTGCTGCGCATGATCGCCATCGACCGCGCCAAGGGCCGCGACGCCTTCGACCAGGTGGTCAAGCAGGGACAGGTCCGGCTGGACGAAGGCCGCTGGCCGCTGCTGTTCCCGGAAGGCACCCGCGTGCCGCCGGGCAAGACCGCGCGCTTCAAGATGGGCGGCGCGCTGCTGGCCTCGCGCACCGGCGCGGTGGTCATCCCGGTGGCGCACAACGCCGGCGAATGCTGGCGCCGCAACGCCTTCGTCAAATATCCGGGCATGATTACGCTGTCCATCGGTCCCGCGATAGAATCGAAGGGAATCTCCCCCGAAGAACTGAACCAGAAAGTGCAGGACTGGATCGAAGGGGAAATGCGGCGTCTCAATCCAGAAAGGTATGCCCAGCACTGA
- a CDS encoding M48 family metallopeptidase has product MPSTDQLELLFDVQDADASPDASPLSASPAPRKAPVATPPAPLFPPPASSAPKPAGEPLLTLSPNAAARVPTPCPDPLPPGARWREVDTDPQPIGFVLLRSRRRSIGFVITDDGLRVTAPNWVTLAQIDDAVREKARWIVAKLREWHTRKQQLAMAHTRWQAGGELPYLGKRIVLGVGGDSRQTRLSGDAEAPADGDTLWLALPADADQGRIRDAAQAWLQQRAGAWFGARLAHFLQISGLKIRRWRLSSAATRWGSCTSDGNIMLNWRLIHFAPAIIDYVIAHELAHLREMNHSQDFWREVGQILPDFEEAKNVLRRHDPASLPQF; this is encoded by the coding sequence ATGCCCAGCACTGACCAGCTCGAACTCCTGTTCGACGTGCAAGACGCCGACGCGTCTCCAGACGCGTCGCCTTTGAGCGCGTCTCCCGCGCCACGCAAGGCGCCGGTGGCCACGCCGCCCGCGCCGCTGTTCCCTCCCCCTGCTTCCTCCGCGCCCAAGCCGGCCGGCGAGCCGTTGCTGACGCTGTCGCCCAACGCCGCGGCGCGCGTGCCCACCCCCTGCCCCGATCCGCTGCCGCCCGGCGCGCGCTGGCGCGAGGTGGACACCGATCCGCAGCCCATCGGCTTCGTGCTGCTGCGCTCGCGCCGCCGCAGCATCGGCTTCGTCATCACCGACGACGGCCTGCGCGTCACGGCGCCCAACTGGGTCACCCTGGCGCAGATCGACGACGCGGTGCGCGAGAAGGCCCGCTGGATCGTCGCCAAGCTGCGCGAATGGCATACCCGCAAGCAGCAGCTGGCCATGGCGCACACGCGCTGGCAGGCCGGCGGCGAACTCCCCTACCTGGGCAAGCGCATCGTGCTGGGCGTGGGTGGCGACAGCCGCCAGACCCGCCTGTCCGGCGATGCGGAAGCCCCGGCCGACGGCGACACGCTGTGGCTGGCCCTGCCGGCCGACGCCGACCAGGGCCGCATCCGCGACGCCGCCCAGGCCTGGCTGCAGCAGCGCGCCGGCGCCTGGTTCGGCGCCCGGCTGGCGCACTTCCTGCAGATCAGCGGCCTGAAGATCCGCCGCTGGCGCCTGTCGTCCGCGGCCACGCGCTGGGGCTCGTGCACCAGCGACGGCAACATCATGCTGAACTGGCGCCTGATCCATTTCGCGCCGGCCATCATCGACTATGTCATCGCGCACGAACTGGCGCACTTGCGCGAAATGAACCACAGCCAGGATTTCTGGCGCGAAGTCGGCCAGATCCTGCCCGATTTCGAGGAAGCGAAGAACGTGCTGCGGCGCCACGACCCGGCCTCGCTTCCCCAATTCTAG
- a CDS encoding 2-aminoethylphosphonate--pyruvate transaminase, producing MLLLIPGPVTTDARVKAAMAQDYAPWDNEFRALYRQVCDGVLRVAQADAHEHVALALPGCGHFAVEAAIRTLVPAGGRLLVPSTGAYAGRLQKLAAEAGRVAVPLYVGVRDRVDPQAVAQALEQDPSLTHVALVYSETGSGICHDVPELARIAHALGRRVIVDAVSAFGALPLDMRALPAVDAVVLTANKCLEGLPGAAFVVGRRDSLDAARGNAGSWSLDLADIYQHTLAPNAGPRFTPPAPTLAALAVALELYHQEGREARLARYTANMRTLYDGVAGLGLSPYLPPALQGPIVVNVHAPDAPTWNLQLFVDALKQRGFVLSNFTNTELPTFRVGCIGAFGPDQMRLAVDAMGGALQDLGITRESAGHVHGFPPPLIA from the coding sequence ATGCTTCTGCTGATTCCCGGCCCGGTCACGACCGATGCGCGGGTGAAGGCCGCCATGGCGCAGGACTATGCGCCCTGGGACAACGAATTCCGCGCGCTGTACCGCCAGGTCTGCGACGGCGTGCTGCGCGTGGCCCAGGCCGACGCGCACGAGCACGTAGCGCTGGCGCTGCCGGGCTGCGGCCACTTCGCGGTGGAAGCCGCGATCCGCACCCTGGTGCCGGCCGGCGGCCGCCTGCTGGTGCCGTCCACCGGCGCCTACGCGGGCCGCCTGCAGAAGCTGGCCGCCGAGGCCGGCCGCGTCGCCGTGCCGCTGTACGTGGGCGTGCGCGACCGCGTCGATCCCCAGGCCGTGGCGCAGGCGTTGGAACAGGATCCGAGCCTGACGCACGTGGCGCTGGTCTACAGCGAGACCGGCAGCGGCATCTGCCACGACGTGCCGGAACTGGCCCGCATCGCCCACGCGCTGGGCCGCCGCGTCATCGTCGACGCGGTCTCGGCCTTCGGCGCGCTGCCGCTCGACATGCGCGCCCTGCCGGCCGTGGACGCCGTGGTGCTGACCGCCAACAAATGCCTGGAAGGCCTGCCCGGCGCCGCCTTCGTGGTGGGCCGCCGCGACAGCCTGGATGCCGCGCGCGGCAACGCCGGCAGCTGGTCGCTGGACCTGGCCGACATCTACCAGCACACCCTGGCGCCCAACGCCGGCCCGCGCTTCACCCCGCCCGCGCCGACGCTGGCGGCGCTGGCCGTAGCGCTGGAGCTGTATCATCAGGAAGGCCGCGAGGCCCGACTGGCGCGCTACACCGCCAACATGCGCACCCTCTACGACGGCGTAGCCGGCCTGGGGCTCAGCCCCTACCTGCCGCCCGCGCTGCAAGGCCCGATCGTCGTCAACGTGCACGCGCCCGACGCGCCGACCTGGAACCTGCAGCTGTTCGTGGACGCGCTCAAGCAGCGTGGCTTCGTGCTCAGCAATTTCACCAACACCGAACTGCCCACTTTCCGGGTCGGTTGCATCGGCGCCTTCGGGCCCGACCAGATGCGGCTTGCGGTCGACGCCATGGGCGGCGCGCTGCAAGACCTCGGCATAACGCGGGAATCCGCCGGACACGTCCACGGCTTCCCCCCACCTCTCATCGCTTAA
- the gloA gene encoding lactoylglutathione lyase, with the protein MRMLHTMLRVGNLDKSIDFYTNVLGMRVLRRNDYPDGKFTLAFVGYQDESEGAVIELTHNWDTDKYDLGTGYGHIALEVDNAYEACDKVKERGGKVTREAGPMKHGTTVIAFVEDPDGYKIEFIQKKGRVD; encoded by the coding sequence ATGCGTATGCTCCACACCATGCTGCGAGTCGGCAACCTCGACAAGTCCATCGACTTCTACACCAACGTGCTCGGCATGCGCGTCCTGCGCCGCAACGACTACCCCGACGGCAAGTTCACGCTGGCGTTCGTCGGCTACCAGGATGAGTCCGAAGGCGCCGTGATCGAGCTGACCCACAACTGGGACACCGACAAGTACGACCTGGGCACCGGCTACGGCCACATCGCGCTGGAAGTCGACAACGCCTACGAAGCCTGTGACAAGGTCAAGGAACGCGGCGGCAAGGTCACCCGCGAGGCCGGCCCGATGAAGCACGGCACCACCGTGATCGCCTTCGTCGAGGACCCGGACGGCTACAAGATCGAGTTCATCCAGAAAAAAGGACGAGTGGACTGA
- the def gene encoding peptide deformylase — MIHSILKMGDPRLLRVAPPVERFDTPELHALIEDMFETMAAAQGVGLAAPQIGVDLQLVIFGFDRNERYPDAPAVPQTILCNPVITPLSDEMEDGWEGCLSVPGLRGLVPRYRRIRYQGKDPYGRDIDREAEGFHARVVQHECDHLIGRLYPSRIQDFSKFGFTEILFPGMDPNQDD; from the coding sequence ATGATCCACTCCATCCTCAAAATGGGCGATCCCCGGCTGCTGCGCGTCGCGCCGCCGGTCGAGCGCTTCGATACCCCCGAACTGCACGCCCTGATCGAAGACATGTTCGAGACCATGGCGGCGGCGCAAGGGGTGGGCCTGGCCGCGCCGCAGATCGGCGTGGACCTGCAACTGGTCATCTTCGGCTTCGACCGCAACGAGCGCTATCCCGACGCGCCGGCGGTGCCGCAGACGATCCTGTGCAATCCGGTCATCACGCCGCTGTCCGACGAAATGGAAGACGGTTGGGAAGGCTGCCTGTCGGTGCCGGGGCTGCGCGGCCTGGTGCCGCGCTACCGCCGCATCCGCTACCAGGGCAAGGATCCGTACGGCCGTGACATCGACCGCGAGGCCGAGGGCTTCCACGCCCGCGTAGTGCAGCACGAATGCGACCACCTGATCGGCCGGCTCTATCCTTCCCGGATCCAGGACTTCTCGAAGTTCGGCTTCACCGAAATCCTGTTCCCGGGCATGGATCCGAATCAGGACGACTGA
- a CDS encoding acyl-CoA dehydrogenase produces the protein MDFNAWRRRRISEPAYRWARNAMPPLSATEREAIEAGDTWWEADLFTGNPDWRKLLDVPAAALTPDEQRFIDGPVAQLCAMLDEWDITWHRRDLPPEVWTFLKTQRFFGMIIPKRHGGLGFSPYAHSEVVRRISAYSITAGVTVMVPNSLGPGELLMQFGTQAQRDYWLPRLADGREVPCFGLTSPEAGSDAASMVDTGVVCRQVVDGRELIGVRLNWHKRYITLGPVATVLGLAFKMSDPDGILGEARDIGISVALVPTDAPGVEIGRRHLPAMQVFQNGPNRGRDVFVPLDALIGGVERAGHGWQMLMSALAAGRGISLPSLSAAACVMSAHATGMYARVREQFGIPVGKFEGVQEKLASLAGNAYLVEAARRLTCAALNQGVKPAVVSGIMKYHATERMRVSVNDAMDVHAGRAVIDGPSNYLGALYRAVPIAITVEGANILTRNLIIFGQGAIRAHPYLMPEILALGNPDEERGMEVFHDVFWRHLRHTGMNTLRAVGRAWTGGVLAPSPVSGPTAGHYRRLGRYAAGFALLADATLARLGGGLKRREMISARLGDILAELYLLSAVLKRWEDDGRKHDDLPLVRWCMEQGYAEIEKRLDQVLSNLPGRPLAWALRAAILPLRLAKGPGDALSRECAELLLKPSPTHVRLAADLQRVSGGGGQGDADPLALLTRAFALVDAVQPIRDRLRQSGVRDWREAHRHGAITATQAAQLEEAEAIVSRVLQVDDFAPEELAPREAGVDPAPAARDDQSS, from the coding sequence ATGGATTTCAACGCATGGCGCCGGCGCCGCATCTCCGAACCCGCGTACCGTTGGGCGCGCAACGCGATGCCTCCGCTCTCTGCCACCGAACGCGAGGCCATCGAGGCCGGCGACACCTGGTGGGAAGCCGACCTGTTCACCGGCAATCCCGACTGGCGCAAGCTGCTGGATGTACCCGCCGCCGCCCTGACGCCGGACGAGCAACGCTTCATCGACGGCCCGGTGGCGCAGCTGTGCGCCATGCTGGATGAATGGGACATCACCTGGCACCGGCGCGACCTGCCGCCAGAGGTCTGGACCTTCCTGAAGACGCAGCGCTTCTTCGGCATGATCATTCCCAAGCGCCACGGCGGCCTGGGTTTCTCGCCCTACGCGCATTCCGAGGTGGTGCGGCGCATCTCCGCCTATTCGATCACCGCCGGCGTCACGGTCATGGTGCCCAACTCGCTCGGGCCGGGCGAGCTGCTGATGCAGTTCGGCACGCAGGCCCAGCGCGATTACTGGCTGCCGCGCCTGGCCGACGGCCGCGAGGTGCCGTGCTTCGGCCTGACCAGCCCCGAGGCCGGCTCCGACGCCGCCTCCATGGTCGATACCGGCGTGGTCTGCCGTCAGGTGGTGGACGGCCGCGAACTGATCGGCGTGCGCCTGAACTGGCACAAGCGCTACATCACGCTGGGGCCGGTGGCCACGGTGCTGGGGCTGGCGTTCAAGATGTCGGACCCCGACGGCATCCTGGGCGAGGCGCGCGACATCGGCATCTCGGTGGCGCTGGTGCCGACCGACGCGCCGGGCGTCGAGATCGGCCGCCGCCACCTGCCGGCGATGCAGGTGTTCCAGAACGGGCCCAACCGCGGCCGCGACGTGTTCGTGCCGCTGGACGCGCTGATCGGCGGGGTCGAGCGCGCCGGCCATGGCTGGCAGATGCTGATGAGCGCGCTGGCGGCGGGGCGCGGCATTTCATTGCCGTCGCTGTCGGCCGCGGCGTGCGTGATGAGCGCGCACGCCACCGGCATGTACGCCCGGGTGCGCGAGCAGTTCGGCATCCCCGTCGGCAAGTTCGAGGGCGTGCAGGAAAAGCTCGCCAGCCTGGCGGGCAATGCCTACCTGGTGGAAGCGGCCCGGCGCCTGACCTGCGCGGCGCTGAACCAGGGCGTGAAGCCGGCGGTGGTGTCCGGCATCATGAAGTACCACGCCACCGAGCGCATGCGGGTGTCGGTCAACGACGCCATGGACGTGCATGCCGGCCGCGCGGTGATCGACGGCCCCAGCAACTACCTGGGCGCGTTGTACCGGGCGGTGCCCATCGCCATCACGGTCGAGGGCGCCAACATCCTGACGCGCAACCTGATCATCTTCGGCCAGGGCGCGATCCGCGCCCATCCCTACCTGATGCCGGAGATCCTGGCGCTGGGCAATCCCGACGAAGAGCGCGGCATGGAAGTGTTCCATGACGTGTTCTGGCGCCACCTGCGCCACACCGGCATGAACACGCTGCGCGCCGTCGGCCGCGCCTGGACCGGCGGCGTGCTGGCGCCGTCGCCGGTGTCCGGCCCCACCGCCGGGCATTACCGTCGGCTGGGCCGCTACGCGGCCGGCTTCGCGCTGCTGGCCGACGCCACACTGGCACGGCTGGGCGGCGGCCTCAAGCGCCGCGAGATGATCTCGGCGCGGCTGGGCGACATCCTGGCCGAGCTTTACTTGCTGTCGGCCGTGCTCAAGCGCTGGGAGGACGACGGGCGCAAGCACGACGACCTGCCGCTGGTGCGCTGGTGCATGGAACAGGGCTATGCCGAGATCGAGAAGCGCCTGGACCAGGTGCTGTCGAACCTGCCGGGCCGGCCGCTGGCCTGGGCGCTGCGCGCGGCCATCCTGCCGTTGCGGCTGGCCAAGGGGCCGGGCGATGCGCTCAGCCGCGAATGCGCGGAACTGCTGCTCAAGCCGTCGCCGACCCATGTGCGGCTGGCGGCCGACCTGCAGCGCGTGTCCGGCGGCGGCGGCCAGGGCGACGCCGATCCGCTGGCGCTGCTGACCCGCGCGTTTGCCCTGGTGGATGCGGTGCAGCCGATCCGCGACCGGCTGCGCCAGTCGGGCGTGCGCGATTGGCGCGAGGCGCACCGGCACGGCGCGATCACGGCGACACAGGCGGCGCAGCTGGAAGAGGCCGAGGCGATTGTGTCGCGGGTGTTGCAGGTGGATGATTTCGCGCCGGAGGAACTGGCGCCGCGCGAGGCGGGCGTGGACCCGGCTCCCGCGGCGCGGGACGATCAGTCGTCCTGA